The DNA window gcgcTGCCAACAGGTACTGGTACCGGATGCTGAACTGGGAGTCCTTCAGCCCGTCCTTCAGCAGCCTGCACGGAGCAGGGGCACGGGGGTCAGGCGAGCCCCAGGGTCCCCCCCGTGCCGCTCCCAGCActccccaaacccaccagaaGAAGTAGTGGGTGATCTTCAGGTCGCAGATCGCTCGCTTCATGAGGAAGCGCACCAGTGGGCTGTCCAGGTAGCACTCGTACTTCAGGGCCTGGAAAGGGGATGGTTTTGGGGTACAGCGGGACTGGGATGCACCCCATGCCACATCCCGGTCCTGGCATGCACCCCGTGCCACATCCCGGTCCTGGCATGCACCCTGTGCCACATCCCGGTCCTGGTATGCACCCTGTGCCACATCCCGGTCCTGGCATGCACCCCGTGCCACATCCCGGTCCTGGCATGCACCCCGTGCCACATCCCGGTCCTGGCATGCACCCCGTGCCACATCCCGGTCCCACCACACACCTGGACCAGCTGGGGCAGGTAGTCCAGCAGCTCGGTGTCGGAGATGGAGTCGATCCACCGCACGGCCGTCCTCCTCACCTCCTGGTCCGGGAACCTGCGGCCGGGACAGGTGTCACGGGGACAGCACCCTCAGCACCCCCCCTGCACGGGGAGGGCAGCGGTGCCCGAGCCTGCATCCCGGTGGCTTACGTGGCGTGCAGGAGCCCCAGGGCGTCCTGGTGGCTCATGGACGTCCACTGGCTGAGCAGGGCGTAGATGTCGGGCAGACAGGCCCACTCCCAGCTGGGCGCGCTGGCCAGCAGCATGGGGAGGGCGCCGGGCGCCGCGTGGCAGTAGTAACGCTTCTCCCACAGCCGCTTGCGGTCAGCGTCCATCAGCCTGTGGCAGcggagggacagggggacacggctCAGGAGCTGACACATTGGGGATGGGGTGCCCCTCTGCCCCCACGAGGCACAGGACTCTGACAAGCCGCTCTGAGCCCTCCCCGtggccccccccagccctgcccgtgaAAAAGAGGAGTTGATGGGGAGCAGGATCCCACCAGCACCCTGAGCTCACAGTCAGGTCTGCGCGTTGCTGCAGGACACTGGGGGCTCCCCCACACCCCCACActgcaccctgtccccaagGGGCAGCCAGGACTCTGCCCAGGGTGAccgagctgctgcagggacagccctggctgtccccctgcccagggacCCCGAACTGGCCTGGCTGGCCCTGCACCTCGGGCAATTTTTGCAGCGGATCCCAGTGCAGCTGCCGACATCTGATCCTGCCGTTTATAGCCAGGAGAGCAGATGCGGGGGGTACCgagcacaggcagctctgcccagcactgGGCTCCAGCCTCAGCCCCGGCCGCCGGCAGCCACAGGCAGGGTCAGAGCCTCCGATCCCCACTGTGCACGCcgggacagggctggggggagctcaGCGAGTCCCTCCCAGCAGGGTGATGTTGTCTCTCCCCCCGGGGCTGCTTACCAGTAGAGCGATTTCTTTTGCATCGCCTCCCGCAGCTTGCGCTGGTCCTCCTCCCCCAGGCTGCCGAACTCGTACTTGGGGCTGAATTCGGCTGCTGGTGGGCTGGTGAACTTGACTTCGAAGGCGGAGGTGGGGAAGTCGATCTGGGGCAGAGGCAGAGGGTAAGCAGGGACAAAACGTTGTGTGTGTCCCCACCAGGCCCCCCCGCTGCCGGGACGCACCTGCAGGATGACGCTGTCGGGCTGGTTGAAGTTGGGGGCACTGGACCTGGCTCTGGAGTTGTCCTGGGTCGCCGGCCACAAGCCCAGGAGCTTTCGCCCGCAGGTCAGGACCCTGGAGGAGAAGCGGGGTGAGAGCTCGGCACCGCGGCAGGAGGGTGGCACCGCTGCAGCGGTGCTGTCCCCACGCTGGGAACCCCCCTGCCCCGCTCTGGGGACGCCGGCACGGTCCCTCGCCGTGCCCATTGCGGCGGGACACCCCACATACTGCCTGAAGTTGAAGAGGGGGGTGGTGACCCAGCCCAGGGCCTCGGGGACCCGCCGCTGCTTGCTGGCGTCGGAGGAGCTCCCCGGGGGCGGGACGGGCACGGCGAAGAGCGTGACGCTGAGCAGCGTCTCCCGCGGCAGCCGGTTCACCTGGACGGGGAAGCAGATCCTGCAAGAGAGCAGCCGGGGGCTCAGCCGTGCAGGGACAGGCGCTGCCAGCGCCCCACGGACCGGCCAGCCCCCGGCTTGGGCTGCCAAGGCTGTCCTGAGACAGCCTAGCCCAAAAAATGCCTTTGCTGCTGGCACTGGGGGTGCCACATGCCCCCTGGCACGGCACAGAGGTGCCACGCCATGGGCAGACACCCCGGGGAGGCCACTGGGTTCAGCTGCTCGTGTGCCCCcatcctccctgctgctctttgtCCCAGGAGGTGACcacagggcaggggggctgcaCCGGGGGCCCCACTGCACACTGACCTTGTCCCAtggctggggggggctgtgcGGGACCCCAGGGCTGAGGCTCCTCTCCGATGTTCCCAgggagcccagggcagcagctaCATCCCACCcagggcgggcaggggcagggatCACCCCACCGAGGGGACGGGCacggctccgctccccgccgTCCCGCCAGCCTTGTCCTTGGGGGGCACCGGCACCTTCTAAAATTATCCTCTTCCCGCCCCCACCTCCCGGTGCCGCTGCGAATGCCTGGCTGGCACAGCCCCCCCGCCTGCTGCCGGGGCTATTTTTGGGAGCAGATCCCCTTTCCCGGGTGCAGACACGCAGgtctggggagggcagggctggcgctggggctgctgctaTTCCCGGGGATGACACAAGAGCTTCCCACACCCAAAAACCAGGGAGAGGCGCAGAGAGGAGCCactggagcagggcaggaggaggaggcagcgggGACCCGCCTGCCCCGCGGCCGGGGCGCTGCCTTACTGCTGGTCCCAGATGATGAGGTGGAAGAGGTATTTGTAGACGTGGGCTTTCCTGGTGAGCAGGGGGCTGCACAGCTCCTTGCCGCCGTGGctgagggagcaggagaggtAGAAATCTTCGTAGCTGCAAGGGGAACAGATTTGGTGAGCCGGGGGGGCTTTGCCTGCGCCAGGGGCAGGGGCACCAGAGGGTTCCCCCCGCCATGGGGTGGCAGGATGGAGGTGCTGCCCCTCTGTGCCTTCCCCAGGCTTGGGAAAGGGGCTGCGGCAGGGAGGGGGCGCAGAGCCGGGAGCCCCCGTCACCATATGCCACCGCGCATACCATCAcacgggggggccggggggggccctGCCATGTGGCAGGTGCCGAGCGACAATCCGGGGAGGGCTGCGGGGCGCCGGAGGTCAGGGGATGCTGGCATTTCCCAGGCTACCCGCTTTGTTCGGAGCCAGTCACCAAGGGGAATACATTAAGGACAGGACAAAGGCGAGGGGTccccggcggggcggctgctgctggcgccGCTGCCTCGCACGCCCCCCCCACGGCGGGCGCCCGCCGCCCACCCAGGCCCCCGCCGTCCCCCCGCACGGGGCCGGGAGCGGGTACGGGCACCGAGGCACTAACAAAGGAGCACGGCGTGGGGCGAGGGCAGCCTGGCTCTGCCGCACCGGGGCCATCTGTCACCTCCCCGGGGCAGCGGAGAGCCcggcagggatgctgcagatCCCGGGATTCATGGGGATGGGATGTaagggatggggtgggatgtggGATGGGAAGGGTTGAGAAGGGATGgaatgggatgggaatgggaatgGCATGGGAATGGGAACGGaatgggaatgggatgggaaaggatgggaataggaatgggatggaatgggATGGGAAAGGATGGCAATGGGTATGGAAtgagaagggatgggaaggtatGGAATGTCACGGgaatgggatgggaatgggaagggatgggaatgggatgagaaaggaagggatgggaagggatgggaggaggaagggatgggaagggatgggaagggatgggaagggaagggaagggaacacaGCAGAGCCCGTCCCACCCACTCGCACCCAGAAGCTCCAGCACCAGCTggctctgagcatccctcacCGCCCGtcaccaccagcacccccacATTCCTGCCCTGGGTTACCTCTGATTCCCTCCACATCTGATGAATatctgggacagggacacgcTCCCCAGCCACCCCGGAGAGGGACCCGGGTGTATTGATCAGGGCCGGGAGCCCCAGGacgggcaggcaggggctgagcacgctgcaggcagctgcccttACCTGGCGGCCCAGGTGATGGGGATGCGGTGGGTGCCGTAGACAGTGAAGGCGAGTGGGCAGGAGAGCAGCCGAGCCTCCTGCGCCGCAGCCTGCTCCCGGCTGCCTGGCACGGCCGGCTGGAAGTCGGCGTTGAAGGTGCTGCAGTAGAGCTCCACCAGGGTGAGGATGGCGGCCGTCAGGCTCTCCACGATCCGCTCTGCAGGGGACGCGGGACCGCGGTGAGACGGGGGGTGCTGGCCCCACTGTCCCCCCACTGACCCTCTGCGCAGGGGTCGGGATGCTGGAGGGACCCCAGGATCAGACTGCAGGTCAGCTCCCGTGGGGCAAAGCGAGTGAGAGGGAGAATTGCAGCTTTCCCAtttacaatcacagaatcatttgggttagaaaagaccctcaaggtcaccaagtccaacccaactctggcactagaccatgtccccgagaacctcatctatatgtcttttagaCACATTTTGCTGAGTTCATGGGAAGGAACAACAGCCATCACCTCCAGAAACCCTCTTTTCTTAACCAGAACGgtttcaaacacatttttggcCTTAATAATTGAAGGGGAGGGGTTTGAAGATTAAAAGCACCAAGAACTCAAGCccagaaggggaggagaagaacAGAAATACCTCGATTTTCCCTCTTGGCCAGAACATTTGGATcctgttgaggaaaaaaaaagaaaaaaaaaaaaaagaaagaaaccacaaGAGCACCATCAGAATCAGCCCCGCGCTGCCGGGGGGTGCAGCTCGCCAAGAGCTTTACACAACCAGCTCCCAGCTATTGAGGAATTTTCCATGTGGTGCAgcgggaggagggagggcaAGAATCAGATGTTAAGTTGCTCTTCCCCTTTGCACCTCCCGGCTGAGCCCCCCGGTCCTGcacccccccggggaccagcCCCCCGGCCCATCCCTCACCTTCTGGATCTTGGGCTGCATGCGGGACGGGCAGGGCGGCATCTGGTTGAGCGCGGCCGTGATCTCCGGGGTCTCCACGGCGGCCAGCGCGTTGCAGATGGCCATGACCGACTGGATCACCCGCTCCGCCTTCAGCGGGAAGTCTCCCTGGGGGAAAACGGAGGTGATGTGGGACCCCCGGGCAGCCAAGGGGCCTCCCCGCAGCCCACACATCACGCATGGGGAGATGCACCagcccgtgcctcagtttcccctgctTTCACAgcctttccccttctctggtGCATCCCCAGTGCCCCataatgaaaacaggaaaaaacctgcAGTAAATAAGACAAGGAGGCCCCAAAAATGCCCCGTCCATCCCCGGTGCTCACCTCGGCTGCCAGAAAAGCATCCACCTCGTTGTGGAAGGTGTCAAAGAGGAGACTCAGGGCCTGTCTGAGGGacagagggcagagctcagcccggccAGGCGGGTacccggggcggggggccggtcccgccgtgtcccccctACCTGCTGATGGTCTGTTTGATGGGTCTCTCCTGCAGGTGGATGTAGTGGTTGAGGGTGGACGGGCTCTGGTCATCGCTCGCCTGGGGATGGAGAGATGTTGTGCCAAAACTGGGCTGCACACGTGCACTCCCACaccagggaggtgtcacggaagggtttgggttggaaaggaccgtaaagatcatctagccccacccgctgccatgggcagggacatcttccaccaGACCAGCTTGCTCGAAGTctcatccaacctggccttgagcccttccagggatggagcatccacagctcCCCTGGTCCAGCGCCTCGCCACCCTCATGGCgaagaatttcttccctatATCTGActtaaatctaccctctttcagtttaaaatactttatccCTTGTACCACTGTGACACTCCATGATAAAGAGTCCCTCCCCATCTCTCCAACGGGTCCATGTCTTATTCTGGGGgtcccagagctgaacacagagCTCCGCAGAACCACAATATcctcagctggaagggacccacagggatcacCGAGTCACGggcatccccagcacccaccgTCCGGGCCAGGTCGCTGCGCACCCCCTTCCTCTTCATCAGCTGCAGGCGGATGTCGATGTCGAATTTCCTGCAGTGCTGGATGTACTCGTGGCTGCCCAGCGCGTGTTTGCTGCGGGACAGAAACGTGCTGAGCCCCCATCCCATGCCGTACCCCGAAATTCCCCCTGGGATGCCGCATCCCGATGCCCCACAGGCCGGCAGTGCTGCCTGGGGCTCGGCCGTGGCCGCCTCGCCTGCAAACGGACGTTCGTGGCAAAACTAGGAAACCTGAAGAATAAGCCATtgtttcccctccttccccagcgCCCTCCGAAGAGCCGTGCCCGGCCCagccggggccgggagcgggtGCCAATGAGCCCGTCGTGCCCGGACCTGCCTGCGGATGCGTGGGACCTGAGGATGCTCCGGCTGACAGCAGCATTGGGGCGAGCTCTGGGAAGGGGGGACAGCCCGGTCCCACCATGCCACCGCCACAGGCATCCCCCCCGGCACGGGACACGCTGAGTTTGCCACCCAGACCCGGTTTCTTTGCCAGCTGCGGGGGAGAATGAGCTGATTCAGGCCTGGGCAGCGCGGCAGAGCCGCGGGCACAGTGCCCAGGGGTGCGGGAGGCTCCGGGCAGGATGGAGCTGCAATGGCAGGATGTGGCAGAGGGGTGGGAGAGGCACCCCCAGGAGCTCACGGGGCTGCAGGGACGCAGGGTCTGATCGCTGCGTGGTCACCGGAGCCGTGTCCTGCCCCGTGGCCAGGAGGGTCATAGAACgatggaatagtttgggttgaagggacctgCCAACTGCCAGGAGCAGCATCGGGCTCCGCGCGGGTCCCACTCGGGCTGTCCCGGGCTGGGCGATCCCCAGCCGCCCCTTTAGGTCCCGCAGCGGCAGCTCCCGGTGGCAAAGCTCCCGCGGATTCCCGGCGGCACGGCCGGGCCCCGGGCAGGTCTCCAGCAGCGGGAGCTGGCTCGCTGCACCGACCCGCCAGGAAGGACGGACGGACGGCGTGTGCCTGTGCACGCGTGGCTGCTGCATCATCCTCTGCAGAGAGCTCCTCTGAACCGTcagaccccaaacccccaagGAAATacactctttctgcacaaaaagcagcaaaatggggagggcaggagggatcTGTGCAGGTCTTGGTCCCCATCACCCACCCCGGCTCCGCAGCCAAGGGACCCCATCGCAGCTCTGATGCTCTCACGCCTCCCAACACCCACTCTCTCCCCCAACATGTTCCCTTTCCACCTTTTCCTGCAATTTAAACCGCAGGCGGGGAGAAGGGGGGCTCTGCCGCTCCGCTCAGTGACATGTCTGTTATTAATACTCCTCCAAAGAGCTTTTTTGGCAGCTCCCTGGTTTTCAGGCACGGGGGGGTCAACGTGATGGATACGCCGCCACTGGGAAAGATGCTCCCAACATGCTGCTTTTGGCAAGAGAGCATCCCCATGGCTCGGGAGACAGGAAAGGGAGCAGAGCGGCTCCCGCTGTGCACGCCGGGCTCAGCCCTGAGCGTCCATCGCACCCGGCACGGGGCGAGCGCGTGAGCGCCGGGACACCGGAGTTGTGtcacgtgtgtgtgtgtccccgaAGCAACACTCACTTCTGCAGGAACTCCTCCAAGCCGCAGATCTTGAGCACAAAGTCCTCGACGTCCACGGCGTGCAGCTCGTCGTGCGTGTAGCACAGCGCCTGGTAGATGAGCAGATCCACGGTGGAGGAGCCTGCGGGGAGAGGGAGCAGCACCCTGAGCCCCCAGCACGGTGGGACCCCCCCGGATCCTCCACCCAGGGGTTGCTGGGGTCTGTCCCTGCTGCACATCACCGCGGGTGCCCCCCGATTGCTGCGAGGGGGACGGACGGGCGGGTGCGTGACGAGGGGCACTCACAGTCGCAGGTGAAGGTGAGGGGCTCCCGCAGGCTGTCACACACCACGGTCACCTTGAGGCTGACGCCGTGGCCCAGCTGCTCGGGGCTGAGGTTGACGGCGCTCCACACCAAGCCGGTGAGGGAATAATCCTTGGTGCTGTAGCCGGACCGCAGCCTGTGGAGGCAGGGACGGGTCAGAGATGCTGCCCTGCGTTGGGTGTTGCCTCACCCACCGAAAAATGCCTTTTGGGGGCATTTTGCAGCGGGATGCTCCAGCTTCAAGGTACTCACACGTCCAGCATGTGGCAGAAAGCGGCCACCTCCTCGTCCCGCTCCTCGGACACTTCAAAGAGCTCGTAGCCATTGGCAAAGGAGTGCGGCCGGGGGGCGACCTGCGGGGCAGAGCACGAGCCCATCAGCCGCTGCGGCATCCCCGGGGGTACAGCCCACCGCCCGCCCGGGAcgggggctgccgggacccctGGTAGAGCGCCGGGCACCGAGAGCTTCGCTGGCCATGGCCGGGGAACAGGCAGCTCTGCGGGGGCACAGGAACCAGCAGAGGGGGGCTTTGGGCCAGGGGGGCACCCACTGCAggatcacaggatcacagagtcacagaacgtcagggattggaagggacctcaaaagctcatccagtccaacccccccgccggagcaggaacacccaggtgaggttacacaggaggcgtccaggcgggttttgaatgtctccagagaagaagactccacagcctccccgggcagcctgggccagtgttccgtcaccctcactgagaagaagtttcttctcaaatttaagtggaacctcttgtgttccagcttgatGCGTCACTCACGTCTGCACCTTCCGCACAGCTGCGAGAAGGGAGACCCGAGGACTCCCAAAAACTGGACATTTCCAGGCAATTTCCAAAATCCCCAGCGGAGACAAGGGCTGGGCAGAGACGGACCCGGGGACACTGTGGGACATGTAGGGACAGCCCCCAGGCCAGCGGGGTGCTGCAGCGGAGCCCGTGCCCGGCCCCCCACGCCGCTCTCGGGGCAGGCGGCACCGCCGTGCCAGGCTCCCCCGCGCCCGGGGGTCCCCATCGCTCTTTCGCAGGGAACAATGGCCCCACTGTCAGAGCAATTAACCCAGCCAGCAGCTAACgggaggcagagaaaggcagagaacACAGCAGCCGCTAAAGACAATTTTAATGCTCTTTTATAATTAGTCACTGGCACCAGGAAAGCCGAGAGTGACTTACGCAGCCCCCGCCAGCCGTTCCCGGCCGCATCCCGCGCTCCCCGGGGAGGGGGACCCTGCAAGGAAGGCGACTTCTCCGGTTCTTTATCTCCTTCTCTTGCCGGAGCaaaggaaaggcagcaaaaccacAGGCACCCACAGCCCTGTTGGCATCCCAGCCCTGCgttcccagccctccccagcacctcggCTCCATCCCAGCCCCGCTTCCAAGGCAGGGAGAGATAAACCCTCTTACCGGGTCGATGGAGATCCTGCGGTTCTTGTTCAGCGCCAGATTCTTGCGGTTGCCGAAGCGGGAGACGTACGTCCgcggggggacctgggggggcatGGTCTTGCTCCGCGCCACCGGCTTGCCGCTCGATTCCTTCTCGAAGatgctcctgccctccttccaGCCGCGGGCGGCTTCCCGCAGCACCTCCGACTCATACGTGGACTTCAGGTTGAGGCAGGTGATGGCGTCGTTGATGCCGCCGTAGTCGGTGATGCCGCCGTAGTCGGTGATGCCGCCGTAGTCGGTGACGCCGTACGGGTCCTCCTCGGAGATGCGGCGGCCGAGCAGCTTGCCGTGAGCCCGCTCGTGGGCCGCCGAGAACATGTTGATGTCCCTGGGCTGGGGTCCCTTGGAGGACGGGGGGGATCCCTTCCCTGAGCGCTGGTTCCCCTCGGGGCAGCTCCAgagggggtgccgggggggcagcggcggcggcgagAGCTTTTTGGGGGAGCAATCCCCACCGTTGTGGGGCGAGGTGCCGTTGAGCGGCTCCCCCAAGAAGTCCCCCCCCGAGCCCTCGAAGATGTACAGACAGTCCCCGGCCAGGGGGCCCttcagccagggctgggggtccgGCTGCGGGGGGCTGGGCCCGGGGGGGGCCCTGGGCGCAGGGGGACCCTCGGGTGCCAGCGGGACGTTGCAGCTGAGCGCAGGGTCGGAGCCGGAGAGGCCACGCGCCGCTTTGATGCCGTCGCAGCCGTTCCTCTCCGCGGGGTCGTCCCAGGAGATGAGGGGCCGGTCTCCCCGCTGCCTGGCCCGACTCTCCTCCTTGTCCTTGTCCTGGCGCAGGCGGGACAGAGCGTCGTACTCCATCTGCAGAGCCTCAGCCAGCGCCAGCTCCCGCCGGCTGATCCCCACCGACTCCAGCGACTTCCAGTGCTCCCCATCGCCGTGCGTGGCGGACATGGCTCTGGGGACGGGGACGTCCTGGTCCCCGGGGTCAGGACAGAGGCATGCTGCGCCGCCGGGCACCTGCGCGGGGGACAGGCGAGGGTTAATGGTTAACAGCTAACGAAGGTTGGCTAACGAGGGTACAGCCCTTCCTCTCTGCAGCGGCTAAAAGGAaacacagggtgtttcaaatAGACGGACCCGATTTCAAAGCactatattaatatttcacGATGGCAACGTTACAATTatacaaaaaattacaaagggTTTAATGAGTTTtcaagttttagtaacctttcTATGAATGCTCtatgttccctccacctgccGTACAGATAACATCGAGACAAGAGTTGAATTTGTCCAAAACGCCTCTCAAAGCGTCTTCTTGCCCCGAAGCCACTGCTGCCGTGATTCCGGTTTTGAGGTCAGCCAGACTGCTGACAGTGGCACAAAAAACCGGTCTTTGACAAGAAAAAGTCACGGGGTGTAACGTCTGGGGATCTTAGGGGCCGAGAGTGTCCATCTTCATGAAACACCCTGTGTTTAGGGGCTCAGCGATGTGACATGTTAAATAAAGAttttgctgctgcctgtccccccaGGACCCCGCGGTCCCCACGCAGGGCTGGGTggccccacagcagctgccgGGGCTATTGCTGGAGCCCGATGCATTTCCCGGAGGACAAAATAAGCCGCAGGGAGTGGGGGGCAGCTGACTCAACCTGCAACCCCGGCACGGGCTGCACCCCGGGGCCGATGCACGGGGGTTTGCCTAAAACGTGGCTCTGAGCCCCATTGCTATTCTGGGGACCATCGCAGCTTTGGGAAAAAGCCGGCAAAGCTCGGGCTTTttgaagcagaagggaaaagatgAGAGCACCGACCAGCCCGGGCTGCTTTGGCGAGTAAGAAACGGGGCACGGCGAGGGGGACCCGGGCATCaccggcagccccagccccctcGAACGGACCTGCGGGTCCCCCCAGTCTCTCCACAGCCCACAGCCCCCTCAAATGTCCCTGCGGGTCCCCCCGAGCCCCTCCACAGCCAGCAGAGGTGAAGCAGCCGGACGGGAAACCGCTCCCGGGCCCCCCACCAAAACGCGGGGAGGGTGGTAACGGCGGGgggggctcagctctgcccgGCCAGCACCGCGCTCCCCGGGGAAGGAGGtgtcaccttctcttctctttctagCAAAATAAATAACCAAGTGGAAATTAAACGGAAGAGTGGAGTGAGCCCGAAGCCCCTGGAGACGGCCGGCACTTGAAATCTCTAGAGCCGGGAGGCAGCAGAGCGTGTTCTGGCTCGGGATCCCAGCACAGGGGGTACACGGGACCCCGCTGCCCCCCAGAGCTCCCCCCTACCCCAAACCTCTCACTCTGCACCACGCAGGGCTCTGCCCGATGCCCCGATTTAGGGCAAAAGGATGCAGCTACCCATTCCCGGTGACTGCAAGTGTTTCTGCTGGGAAGACATCGCGGGACCGCAGGACCTTCCTCCGGTGCCCGTGGCGGGGGGAGCCCATCCGGCACGGCACGCGCCCCCCGCATCCCACCCCACGGGACAGGGCACGTGCCCCGGGCTGGGCTGTGCAGTGAGCACCTCCTCGGCACAGCCAGAGGAGCAGCACCATTGCCACCAGGCTGGTCCCCGCCGTCCCCTCCCAGCCCGGTTGCTGGTTATCAGCCACGGCAGCCCCGGCCACGTCACCCCCTCCCCATCCGCAAACGGACCCTCCTGACCCCAAGGCCGTGCAGGAGCAGATGGCTGCTAATTAGCCACAAACACATCTCCTGCAAGCGAGGACGGCACCGGGCGGGTTTGTCCCTCTTGCCATCATGGGTCCCCTCTTGCGCACCTCACTCAACCAGCTTCTTTGTGCTTTCTAACTGGAAAAATGGCTTTAGGGAGGACGAGATGGAAATGTTCCCTTCCCCGGCATTTCggtccctgccagcagctgtgggctTCTCCCGGAAAAATAGAAATCCCAaaagctggcagtgctgggcttCTGGAAgccaaacaaagaaaatctgcctttagcccaaaagcaataaaaccaaACCGATGTTTGTGGCTGACAAAGCCACAATCCCTTTCTCATCTCCAAGAGAAGCATCTGCATCTCGCTGATGTTTCAAGCAGAGAAACGCTCCTGCCTGGTCGAGCCGAGGCTCCGGCTGTGCTGGTGGGATGCAGCAAACCTGGTCCTGCCCCCGCAGCCGGACCGAGCTGGTGCAAACCCACGTCAAACAGCCCCGAACCCCCCGAGTCGCCCTCCACGTCCTGGGCCAGGGGCTGGGCTGATGTTTAACCAGCACCTCCCGCTGTGCGTTCCTGCACCGGGGGTTCGGTGCGTGGCCACCTGCATTTCCACCGAATGCCTCTCTACCCCCAGGAACCTGCCACAAAAATTGCCCGGGACCACGAGCCGTGGGTCAGGTCTCAGGACGGGAGCTCCCGAGGTAGGAGCTGAATTCCAGAGTAGCAGAGACAAGCAGAGATTTCCCTCTTTaaaatactactactaataaCATAAGCGTAACTTGCTGACTCCAAATTTCCTGGCATTTGCTGTGGTCACGTCAGCCTCAGGAGACTCATCCAGCTTGGGATCCCACCTTTCAGAGAAAACGCTTCGCTGT is part of the Caloenas nicobarica isolate bCalNic1 chromosome 21, bCalNic1.hap1, whole genome shotgun sequence genome and encodes:
- the PIK3C2B gene encoding phosphatidylinositol 4-phosphate 3-kinase C2 domain-containing subunit beta isoform X3 encodes the protein MSATHGDGEHWKSLESVGISRRELALAEALQMEYDALSRLRQDKDKEESRARQRGDRPLISWDDPAERNGCDGIKAARGLSGSDPALSCNVPLAPEGPPAPRAPPGPSPPQPDPQPWLKGPLAGDCLYIFEGSGGDFLGEPLNGTSPHNGGDCSPKKLSPPPLPPRHPLWSCPEGNQRSGKGSPPSSKGPQPRDINMFSAAHERAHGKLLGRRISEEDPYGVTDYGGITDYGGITDYGGINDAITCLNLKSTYESEVLREAARGWKEGRSIFEKESSGKPVARSKTMPPQVPPRTYVSRFGNRKNLALNKNRRISIDPVAPRPHSFANGYELFEVSEERDEEVAAFCHMLDVLRSGYSTKDYSLTGLVWSAVNLSPEQLGHGVSLKVTVVCDSLREPLTFTCDCSSTVDLLIYQALCYTHDELHAVDVEDFVLKICGLEEFLQNKHALGSHEYIQHCRKFDIDIRLQLMKRKGVRSDLARTASDDQSPSTLNHYIHLQERPIKQTISRQALSLLFDTFHNEVDAFLAAEGDFPLKAERVIQSVMAICNALAAVETPEITAALNQMPPCPSRMQPKIQKDPNVLAKRENRERIVESLTAAILTLVELYCSTFNADFQPAVPGSREQAAAQEARLLSCPLAFTVYGTHRIPITWAASYEDFYLSCSLSHGGKELCSPLLTRKAHVYKYLFHLIIWDQQICFPVQVNRLPRETLLSVTLFAVPVPPPGSSSDASKQRRVPEALGWVTTPLFNFRQVLTCGRKLLGLWPATQDNSRARSSAPNFNQPDSVILQIDFPTSAFEVKFTSPPAAEFSPKYEFGSLGEEDQRKLREAMQKKSLYWLMDADRKRLWEKRYYCHAAPGALPMLLASAPSWEWACLPDIYALLSQWTSMSHQDALGLLHATFPDQEVRRTAVRWIDSISDTELLDYLPQLVQALKYECYLDSPLVRFLMKRAICDLKITHYFFWLLKDGLKDSQFSIRYQYLLAALLCCCGKGLREEFDRQCLLVSTLARLAQQVRDAAPSARQGILREGLEDVTQFFKANGSCRLPLSPSLLVKGIVPRDCSYFNSNAVPLKLSFQNVDPLGENIRVIFKCGDDLRQDMLTLQMIRIMNKIWVQEGLDMRMVIFRCFSTGRGRGMVEMIPNAETLRKIQVEHGVTGSFKDRPLADWLQKHNPEEDEYEKAVENFIYSCAGCCVATYVLGICDRHNDNIMLKTTGHMFHIDFGRFLGHAQMFGNIKRDRAPFVFTSDMAYVINGGDKPSSRFHDFVDLCCQAYNLIRKHTHLFLNLLGLMLSCGIPELSDLEDLKYVYDALRPQDSDADATTYFTRLIESSLGSVATKLNFFIHNLAQMKFTGSDARPTLSFAPRTHTLKTSGRIRDVFLCRHERVCNPSKGYPRLSADLRGEGAAGEPWRGDLHPAHLRGVPGAAQQAAPPLPLLAAAQLPQQVCHRAVAGRSGGRAAQGGAERLHLAPHPRSPRGGGVRPHLHLLPPPAPR